A window of Acidimicrobiales bacterium genomic DNA:
CATGTCGATCGAGGAGTACTTCTCCACCGGGCCGGCGCACGAGCGTCCGATCTTCGAGGCAGTGATGGCCCGCCTCGAGGGGATCGGGCCCATCCACGTGGAGCCGGTGTCGGTCGGCATCTTCCTCAAGCGCGCCCGCAGCTTCGCCCAGCTGCGGACCATGCAGCGCTGGACGGCGCTGTCGTTCTCGCTCGACCGCGCCGTCACCCACCCGACCATCACCCGCAAGGTGGTGGCCTACCACGGGCGCTACCACCACGTGGCCAACGTGGCGTCACCCGACGACCTCGACGACCAGCTCATCGGCTGGCTGGTCGAGGCCTACGAGGCGTCACCCCCGCCGTAGCCCGCCCAACGGCCAAGCGCCGCCGACCTCAGGCCGCGTCGGGGCGGCCGAGGTCGAGCTGCGGCTGGTCCGCGTAGGCCGTGCCGGCGTTCCCATCGGCAACCCCGTCGGCGTCACCTGGTGCCGGCGGGCCGGCTCGGCCCTCGGCG
This region includes:
- a CDS encoding DUF5655 domain-containing protein; the protein is MPAWRCPECDRQFSRANQGHECAPAMSIEEYFSTGPAHERPIFEAVMARLEGIGPIHVEPVSVGIFLKRARSFAQLRTMQRWTALSFSLDRAVTHPTITRKVVAYHGRYHHVANVASPDDLDDQLIGWLVEAYEASPPP